TTCTAAATTATGATTCGTTGATTCTGGGTTTATTATTGATCGATGATTGGAAGCAATTCTTGaaagataataaaataaatggtgttttatcaaaaatcactccaaattcattttggaaatcaaatcatataaataattcaattgagAAGGTCACTAAAACtttaacaaaattaatatttcaatggCTTTCTGATTTAATTGCTTCTGCTTCAAAGGATAGAGAGttatttaaagaatttcGAATAATATATGTACCATACTTGATTATGGAATTATTGCAGATTTATCAATACTCAAGGTTAAACAATTGGTCTTACATGCGCAAAGCTTTGAAATTAGTCACTGAGGTTGCTAATGAAGACGAAaatgatttcttgaattgtTTTGTTAATTGCGGAAGATTGGATGAATTTCTTGTTAGATGTGGTGAAATCTCAGTCATTGCGAGTGAAAGAGGTATAAAAggaatatttcattagcCTTAttactttcaaattttacgagaataaaatatatattctaattCTTATTTAGGTCATTATATCCGAACGGATTTACTATataaatctaattcaatgaagaagCCTTCtcatataataaatcaacaatGTTAGACAAATTGTTTACAAGACCAAAAGAGGCTTCGTAAGTAGCATCTTTTCTTGGTTCATCGTAAATAATCAACCAGCCATTTCCTTGGTCTAGGACACCATAGAAAACCTTGTCTAAGATCATTTGAGATAATTTGCCTTCAACTTGTTGTAAGTTTAAGCCGATTGTCTGAGAAATATGTGACAATTCAACACAGCTGTAAGATTCaataatcttcaataagttTTGTTCTAATAAGTTATCATATAAGACATTGAAGTTACTCTTGATAATTGGGTCAGATCTTAATTCTTGTGAGTATGTAGAAAGTGATGTTTCAAAATCCTTCAAGGATCTATTAGAATAGGCAGTAGCGATGGACTTCATTGcatcaatatcttttgaCTGATATTTAAGAACATTCTTACTACCTAAGATAGTATTAACATCATCGATGAGATTTAACATAATCTTGGTTAATAACATGTATTTTAAGATAACAATTGCTTTATCATCATCCTGAGAATTGAAGCCTTCAAAAGCTTCgtaaaaatatgaaaatgcAGTTTTGTAATCCTTATCCTCTAAGTTCAAAATACCACTTTGACAATCCAACTCTGCTTGCAATAATGTTGGacaatatattgaattagCGGATGTTCTTGCACTCGTCAACGCAGCTTTTGCTTTTGGAATATTCCTCAAAGCATGGAACAATTTGgattccaataattgaaCCTCAACTAAAGATGATTTATCatctaatttcttatattcTCGTAACAAATCCGTTATAATTCTTAACGCATCCTGATATGATCCTTTTTGATATAATAACGCagataatttcaattgtaaTGATTGTCTTAAAAATGATAACTTATTTTCAACGGACCATTCAATACTATCTTTAGTCGCTTGGATTTGTAATTCAAGAGCatcagaaatattatcaaagtACTCAATAAGGGTTTTTACGATCTTTGCCGTCTTGGACTTAGCAAAATTCCCCAAAACAGCTCTAGAATACGCAAGTAGTTCATTTAACTTATCTGGTTGTTTCTGATTCTGGTATATCTTACCTAGTTCCAATATAGCCGCTTCCTGATCTTGTAAAACCTTAGACGTGGGTTGTCCAGAACTCTCCTTTGACAAAATTATCTCTTGATATTTCGATTCGGCTTCTTTAAAGTTCTCATTAGATGAGGCCGCTCTAGCTTGTTCTAATAATGTTGAGGACTCGGTcattatacaaatattgATTACAATTGAATTCACCCGTTTATCTTGAGTTGTTAACTATGTTTGCCATCAGATTTTCAATCAATACCGACCCTCGGTTACCCggaatttttatttttgttgatgtATTTTAAGTATTGAACTTTTAGAACATAAAACCAACTTATTGCAAAGAGTATAGCGATAAAAATGTTGAGCTGCAAGGTGCCGAGGCAGCTTATGAGACGGaatcttttgaaaaatattggtATTGGTTCAAATTTTTCGAGATCGATTCAAAATCCAGTATTCTTGAGATACTACTCCAAGAAATCACCATTTCCATTAAATCCTAAGGAACtacaagaaaagaagaacttAGAGAAACTTCCTAAATGGCGTCAATGGGGTATTTATTTCCAATccaaagaatttaaaaaagGCATGACTGTATACTATGTTTCTGCGTTCGTGATATTTTTGGCTTGTTTTTACTACTACATGCGAGATAGATATTATGAGGACATACAAATGAAGCAtataagaaaaaaatatactGAAGATGCATCAAGTTTATCTGAGTATGAGTACTTAAAGTTGAAAGCACTTAGTAACGATAAGTTGAAACcaagagaagaaaaaaaattccgtatttatcaaatgatgaGAAAGGAATACAGAAggaaaaatttattcaacaagGATTCGATGTTTGAACCAACCcctgaagaattagaagaatgGTATAGTAAACAAGCTAGAAAGGGAGTAAAAAAGATTCCAactattgaaaaagagGGTGAAAACGAAAATGAACCTTCAGAGCCATACAAGAATTTTAGTAACCCAAATATTGTTCCTCCTCAGAATACTACAGAATtttttgaacaaattgCCAAAGTATATGATGACCAAATCAAGTGGGAAGAGAGAGGTATGTTTTTAGGTATGCGTCGTAGATGGTTAATGAGACAGTTAACAGGTGATGTGTTAGAAGTCGCCTGTGGAACTGGTAGAAATATACCATATTTGTACcctgaaaatattgattctaTCACATTTTTAGACTCTTCTCAAGAAATGGTGAATATAACCCAGAAAAAGTTTAGAAAGAGCTACccaaaatatcaaaaagcAGCATTCACAGTCGGCAAAGCTGAAGACTTAGTGGAACTTGCAGGTGGAGATAATCCCGTTCAATACGATACAATCATAGAAGCATTTGGATTATGTGCCCATGAGGACCCAGTTAAAGCATTGCAGAACATgtccaaattattaaggCCAGGAGGGAGAATAGTTTTGCTCGAACATGGCAGAAGTAATTGggatttcattaataatcaTCTAGATTTTAGATCTGATAAGAGAATGAAAACATGGGCCTGTAGATGGAATTTGGATATCGGTGAGTTAATTGATGATGCCGGTTTGGACATCACTTACGAGAAGAGGGTTCATTTAGGATCCACTTGGTTACTAGTTTGTAAAAGACCAGAAGATCCgatcaaaattgaagaaaaaccatttttgaataaattatttggtaCCGAAGTAACTCCaatcaaaaagaaatagatattgtaaataaaatgtatatataataattagtATAATCAAAGATAGACACCATTGTCTTCTTTCCCTGACTCCAGTGTTACTAATCCCCTtctcttcaattcttcattcaacGCAACCAATCGCTGGTTCTGATTTTCAATTACTATCGTATTTTCTTCGATAGATTCACTATATAAATCCAAgtcattcttcaattggTCGTGACTTTCGCTTTCTTTTAAATTAGATATCTCTTCCTTGGTAgatattatttcattttctaatatatcATCAGTGTCTTCTAATTTGGAAatagaatttattaactgattttttattgaatgaagattttCATCTGATAAATCCTTTATTGCGATTTGGAActcatttatatttattggtTTAGTTTCTGCTGACATTATTACGAAGTTgaatgaatcaaattattgaatttttgcTGCTGtgatctttttcaaaatttgtaGTACGCATGAGCtcgaaaattttatcaacaaGTAAATTTTGCAGAACTTAACTAAAACTATCCCGTCATACTTCCTTACCTCAACATGTTAAAGAGTTTGATACGGAAGCAATGCACGCATATTACTCTATTTCCAGGGGTGTTAAAAGAAACGAGGTTATTTAGGTCCTATTCCACTCAAACCAATGACACTATTAGTATAGATGATTTGCCCCAAATTCATCCATTACTTTTGAAAAGAGCCGAATCGATGaaagatgaatttaaaattctagaaacaaaaatatcCGAAGGTTCCTTCGACCAGGAAACCAATGTTAAGTTCTCAAATATATCGGTTATCTTGGACAAttatcataaatatcaaCATGAGATTGAAAACCTTCAATCTTTGTTAGAAATTTTGCATGAGGAAGAAGATGCCGAAATGGTACATGAAGCATCGAATGAATTAAAGGAAGTAATACCAAaagtattcaattttacaAAAGTACTTCAAAGCAGACTTTTACCGCCAGTTACGCATAGTGATAGACCTGCCATGTTGGAATTAAGACCTGGAGTTGGGGGATCTGAGGCTGCATTGTTCGCTGGTGACTTATTAAATATGTATATCAATTTTGCCAATCATATGAAATGGAAATGGACCATGATACTGGAAAGCCACGGTAATAATGGTAGCGTGAATGAAGCTATAATAAGTATCGATAATCCTGGTGCATATAGCATACTAAGACACGAAAGTGGTGTTCACAGAGTACAGAGAATTCCTAGCACTGAAACTAAAGGTAGGATACATACTTCCACTGCAGCAGTTGTCGTATTACCCAAAATGTCGGAAGGTACTGAATCGTCCTTGAAGGATGATGAAAGGCAATTTCAACCTGGAGAAGTTAGAATCGACACGATGAGGGCAGGTGGGAAAGGAGGCCAGCATGTCAACACAACTGACTCGGCTGTTCGTCTTACGCATATTCCAACGGGAATTCAAGTTCAGCAACAAGATGAAAGATCTCAACCTAAGAATAAGGCTAAAgcattttctattttaaGAGCAAGGTTAGCTGCGTTAGAAAGAGATAAGGAAATAGCAGAACAAAGGAAATTGAGAACTGATCAGGTCACAACAACTGATAGATCTGACAAGATTAGAACATATAACTATCCTCAAAATAGAGTCACTGATCACAGATGTggattttctttatatgatattgatgGGTGTATGGAGGGCTATAGACtcaatgaaattgttgaaaacGTTGAGCAACatgaattcgaagaaaGACTCGAAGAtctaattgcaaaaaataaatcttAAACCTTGTACAAAGTTCTTCTAGATTTTCATGTAAATACAGACTTAATATAATCTCTTTCAATAGAACCGTAAACTAATGTTAAGTTTGAGACTCTATTACTCAACATTGTAGGTATAAAGTATTTAAGGTACTTTGGACTATTATGACTTACAAAAATATGATAACCCATACACCACGATCTACGAAAAGTTAGAAATTATAAAATGGTGATTAGGTAGTTGcatcattgataatagaCACATTACTTTTCATACACAACATTCTTAGCTTAGgttcaaaatatataacACGAGTTTTTGGGAGCGTGTTTTATTTACCCTCAATATTTTCTCGAAATGCACAAAAACCTTGAGGAAAAAAGCTAAGTGTCTTCAGGGTTTTCAGTATTGGCATTATTGCATCTCATCTAACGATACTTATAGTTGCATTATTTCTTTGTCGTTTTCATATGTTGGTTAATTAACCTATAGACACTCGCTTATTAAAACAATAATTCTTGTACAAAGACGATATAAATTAACATAAGTATGAGTGATCTATTTCAACTTTTGTTGACCGCATGGGTTACAAGTATGGTAATGATTCAAACATATGGGTTAGGACTCATAGTGACTCCGCATCTGGTGGGCGAtaacaaaaaatattcaagcattaataatttactAAACTGTGTGAGTTATCCAACGGTAAAAGAcgatataataatattaactGTTGATAGTGGAGAAAAATTACCGTCACAAGttttgaatatgaatatatttgattcagaaaataataagatCAGATACAAGGGAGATATATCAGAAGagatgaatttaatatttacGAATTTAAATAATCCACTGCAAATTAATCGCAATTACGCCGATTCTCCAGATAAACGTAATATACTAAACAAGATTCATCTAGGGCGTAATAAGGAACAAGAAAGGGTTGATGAACTCATGAATAGTGATACTGGTAAATCTTTGATCTACATATGTTTTGATAACTTGTATCTGGATAAATCGTGGTCATTTCAACCACAAGATAGGGACGTTGAAATATTC
This is a stretch of genomic DNA from Debaryomyces hansenii CBS767 chromosome G complete sequence. It encodes these proteins:
- a CDS encoding DEHA2G17138p (similar to uniprot|Q12377 Saccharomyces cerevisiae YDL097C RPN6 Essential non-ATPase regulatory subunit of the 26S proteasome lid required for the assembly and activity of the 26S proteasome) — encoded protein: MTESSTLLEQARAASSNENFKEAESKYQEIILSKESSGQPTSKVLQDQEAAILELGKIYQNQKQPDKLNELLAYSRAVLGNFAKSKTAKIVKTLIEYFDNISDALELQIQATKDSIEWSVENKLSFLRQSLQLKLSALLYQKGSYQDALRIITDLLREYKKLDDKSSLVEVQLLESKLFHALRNIPKAKAALTSARTSANSIYCPTLLQAELDCQSGILNLEDKDYKTAFSYFYEAFEGFNSQDDDKAIVILKYMLLTKIMLNLIDDVNTILGSKNVLKYQSKDIDAMKSIATAYSNRSLKDFETSLSTYSQELRSDPIIKSNFNVLYDNLLEQNLLKIIESYSCVELSHISQTIGLNLQQVEGKLSQMILDKVFYGVLDQGNGWLIIYDEPRKDATYEASFGLVNNLSNIVDLLYEKASSLN
- a CDS encoding DEHA2G17160p (similar to uniprot|Q06668 Saccharomyces cerevisiae YDR316W OMS1 Protein integral to the mitochondrial membrane) — protein: MLSCKVPRQLMRRNLLKNIGIGSNFSRSIQNPVFLRYYSKKSPFPLNPKELQEKKNLEKLPKWRQWGIYFQSKEFKKGMTVYYVSAFVIFLACFYYYMRDRYYEDIQMKHIRKKYTEDASSLSEYEYLKLKALSNDKLKPREEKKFRIYQMMRKEYRRKNLFNKDSMFEPTPEELEEWYSKQARKGVKKIPTIEKEGENENEPSEPYKNFSNPNIVPPQNTTEFFEQIAKVYDDQIKWEERGMFLGMRRRWLMRQLTGDVLEVACGTGRNIPYLYPENIDSITFLDSSQEMVNITQKKFRKSYPKYQKAAFTVGKAEDLVELAGGDNPVQYDTIIEAFGLCAHEDPVKALQNMSKLLRPGGRIVLLEHGRSNWDFINNHLDFRSDKRMKTWACRWNLDIGELIDDAGLDITYEKRVHLGSTWLLVCKRPEDPIKIEEKPFLNKLFGTEVTPIKKK
- a CDS encoding DEHA2G17182p (similar to uniprot|Q12513 Saccharomyces cerevisiae YDL110C Hypothetical ORF), coding for MSAETKPININEFQIAIKDLSDENLHSIKNQLINSISKLEDTDDILENEIISTKEEISNLKESESHDQLKNDLDLYSESIEENTIVIENQNQRLVALNEELKRRGLVTSESGKEDNGVYL
- a CDS encoding DEHA2G17204p (similar to uniprot|P30775 Saccharomyces cerevisiae YGL143C MRF1 Mitochondrial polypeptide chain release factor involved in stop codon recognition and hydrolysis of the peptidyl-tRNA bond during mitochondrial translation), whose amino-acid sequence is MLKSLIRKQCTHITLFPGVLKETRLFRSYSTQTNDTISIDDLPQIHPLLLKRAESMKDEFKILETKISEGSFDQETNVKFSNISVILDNYHKYQHEIENLQSLLEILHEEEDAEMVHEASNELKEVIPKVFNFTKVLQSRLLPPVTHSDRPAMLELRPGVGGSEAALFAGDLLNMYINFANHMKWKWTMISESHGNNGSVNEAIISIDNPGAYSILRHESGVHRVQRIPSTETKGRIHTSTAAVVVLPKMSEGTESSLKDDERQFQPGEVRIDTMRAGGKGGQHVNTTDSAVRLTHIPTGIQVQQQDERSQPKNKAKAFSILRARLAALERDKEIAEQRKLRTDQVTTTDRSDKIRTYNYPQNRVTDHRCGFSLYDIDGCMEGYRLNEIVENVEQHEFEERLEDLIAKNKS
- a CDS encoding DEHA2G17226p (weakly similar to uniprot|P38272 Saccharomyces cerevisiae YBR130C SHE3 Protein that acts as an adaptor between Myo4p and the She2p-mRNA complex) gives rise to the protein MSDLFQLLLTAWVTSMVMIQTYGLGLIVTPHSVGDNKKYSSINNLLNCVSYPTVKDDIIILTVDSGEKLPSQVLNMNIFDSENNKIRYKGDISEEMNLIFTNLNNPSQINRNYADSPDKRNILNKIHLGRNKEQERVDELMNSDTGKSLIYICFDNLYSDKSWSFQPQDRDVEIFVDIKNMTTIKQTNYNLYAQYFKKFKYNSDQGVDAKNNEKKSKKEGTDKTLKKDFTQNDFENNIKLLESELSDIVENLKNSELILTNLMEQESKLRDANERIFSEYTKVSIIMIVAISIFGMAQLVYFRCYLKKRKYL